DNA from Agarilytica rhodophyticola:
GGCTCGGAAGTTGGCTTAGCGGTTAAATCAGCTCAGGCTCTCACTGAAAAAGGCCATAAAGTACGTGTTGTTTCTATGCCCAGTACCAGTACCTTTGATCAGCAAGATGCCGAATATCGCCAGGCAGTATTGCCTGCTGAAGTTGGAGCTAGAATTGCCATCGAAGCAGCTCACTCTGATTACTGGTATAAATATGTTGGCTTTGATGGACGTATTATTGGCATGACGACCTTTGGCGAATCAGCGCCTGGAGGTGTCTTGATGGAACATTTTGGTTTCACTGTGGATCACGTGGTAAATGTAGCCGGTGAATTACTAGAAGATTAATATGACTATCTTTGTGTCGGGCATACTACTATTAGCATGCCTGACACAACATACCTCTTACAATACTTAAATGCTTCTTAAATACTTAAATGTGTGTATCTAATATTTGTATTTAGGTATTAGAAAATATACTTCTTAAACGCTCTTGGAATCTATAGGTTCTCACCCCACAATCCGCTAAAATAGTGCTTCTTAAAATTTTCTTGGTCAACTTGTTATTTTGTTTAGACCATAACCCGTCAATTTCTCGGAGAGATTTATGTCCATTAAACTCATGAAGGATATCGACCTGAAAGGTAAAAACGTTTTGATTCGTCAAGATTTAAACGTCCCTATTCAGGATGATGTTATTACCTCTGATGCAAGAATTCGCGCTTCGCTGCCCACTATCAAACAAGCGATAGAGCAGGGTGCAAAGGTAATGCTCATGTCACACCTTGGTCGTCCAACAGAAGGCGAATATGAAGAGAAGTATTCGTTAAAGCTTGTGGCAAAGCGTATCTCTGAGTTATTGAATATTGAGGTTGGCTTGATTAAAGAGTGGCAAGAAGGTATCACGCTCGATGACGGTGCGGTGGTTTTATTGGAGAACGTCCGCTTTAATAAAGGCGAAAAGAAGGATGAAGAATCCCTTGCTAAGGCTTACGCTGCTTTGTGTGATGTATTTGTGATGGACGCCTTTGGTACTGCCCATCGTGCACAAGCTTCAACTCATGGCGTGGCTAAATATGCTCCAGTCGCCTGCGCGGGCCCACTTTTAGCCGGTGAACTAGATGCTTTAGAGAAATCCTTGGCTAATCCAGCACGACCAATGGTAGCGGTTGTTGGCGGCTCTAAAGTTTCTACTAAATTAACTGTTTTAGATGCCTTGTCTAAAATCGCCGATACTCTCGTTGTAGGAGGGGGGATCTCAAATACTTTTGTTGCTTCTGCAGGTAACGAAGTGGGTAATTCTCTGTACGAAAAAGATTTAATTCCCGAAGCCCAGCGTCTTTGCGAACAAACTAAAGTTGAATTTGCTACAGATGTGCGTACGACTAAGGGAGGTTTTGATACTTGGAGTCATACTTCTGCAGTTGAAGAGAAAAGTGCTACACAGGTTGATGCTGACGAAGAGATTATTGATTACGGCCCCGAGACGGAGCAGCGAGTGGCTGCTATTTTGAAAGATGCCAAGACGATTATCTGGAACGGCCCGTGTGGCGTCTTTGAATTTGATGCCTTTGCCAAAGGCACTGAGGTGATTGCCCGTGCAATCGCTGAGAGTGATGCTTTTTCTATTGCCGGTGGTGGTGATACTCTAGCTGCGATTGATAAGTTTAGTTTGGCTGATAATATTTCTTATATTTCCACCGGTGGAGGTGCTTTCTTGGAATATGTAGAAGGTAAGGAATTACCGGCGGTTGCGATGTTAAAAACGCGAGCGAACGATTAATTAAGCATTTTTATCTCGTATAGAAAATAGCAAAAACCATTAAGTGTAGAAAATCACTGAGTATAGAAGGGGCTAAAGTTAAACTTTGGCCCCTTTTTAGTGCTAATAAGTTCTAATACTAATAAACTAGTATCTATCCCCATGGGGGCAACAGTTAACGATGTACTAATTAAGCTGTAACATGAGCGCTAAAGGCGGCTGTTACAGATTATATTTACTGCTTTATTAGATTTTATTTTACTACTATAGGCCTTGGCCCAAGCCAACATATAATTGCTAGTACAAAAGATAAAAAACCTGATAGTATCAAAATGCTCGATTCAGAAAAATATAAATAGTCAGAAAAAATACTTAATGTCGAAGTCATGCTTCCGTAGTTCAGTCCTATGCACACCGTAAAAATTAGCCACAAAAATATTTGAAGTTGCAATATAATCTTTTGTAACTGTTGCTCACACGTAAAAAGTTTGTAGGCTGAGAAAGCAAAAAAACTAGTAACTAATGTATTTTCAACTAGAAGAAATTCTCGATAAATACTCACATTTTGAATTAACACAGCAGTAAACAATAAGTGTAAGATAGCTGAAATCGCATTTGCGATAGCCAGGAGAAAAATACCTAATGGATAGTAATCGGATTTTATTTTTAGCATCGCTAACTCTTTT
Protein-coding regions in this window:
- a CDS encoding phosphoglycerate kinase, which translates into the protein MSIKLMKDIDLKGKNVLIRQDLNVPIQDDVITSDARIRASLPTIKQAIEQGAKVMLMSHLGRPTEGEYEEKYSLKLVAKRISELLNIEVGLIKEWQEGITLDDGAVVLLENVRFNKGEKKDEESLAKAYAALCDVFVMDAFGTAHRAQASTHGVAKYAPVACAGPLLAGELDALEKSLANPARPMVAVVGGSKVSTKLTVLDALSKIADTLVVGGGISNTFVASAGNEVGNSLYEKDLIPEAQRLCEQTKVEFATDVRTTKGGFDTWSHTSAVEEKSATQVDADEEIIDYGPETEQRVAAILKDAKTIIWNGPCGVFEFDAFAKGTEVIARAIAESDAFSIAGGGDTLAAIDKFSLADNISYISTGGGAFLEYVEGKELPAVAMLKTRAND